DNA sequence from the Tepidisphaeraceae bacterium genome:
GCGCGGGGGATCGCGTCACTTAGAGACCCGGTCGATTAACCGTAACGCAGCTCGTTCATCGGGCGTTGCCCGTCGGTGCCGCGGCCGTAGAGGCCGAGGCGTTGGGCGGCCAGCAAGGTGAGGTAAAGCGGGTTCAGGTACAGGTAACGGCGCCACAGGCGCTTGGGTTCCTGGATCAGGCGGAAGAGCCATTCCAAGCCGCGCTTCTGCCACGCCGGGGGCGCTTGCGGAAGCAAACCGGCGTGGAACGCGAAAGCGGCGCCGACGGCCAGTTGGGGCATCTTCAGCAGCGGCTTCATCTCGAACGCGAAGATCTCCTGCCGTGGGCAGCCTAAGCCCACGAACGTGAGCTTCGCGCCGCTGGCGTTGATCTCCGCAGCGGCGGCGTCACGTTCCTCGGGGGACAGTTGGCGGAACGCGCTGTATCGCGTGCCGGCGAACTGCAGCGTCGGGAACTTGTCCAGCAGGTTCTTCTTCAGCAAATCGATCATCTGCTGCGTGCCGCCATACAGGAAGATCGGCAGCCCATCCTGCGCGGCCCGCTCGCAGAC
Encoded proteins:
- a CDS encoding WecB/TagA/CpsF family glycosyltransferase codes for the protein MIDKGKHSILGVKIDAVDYEGAVERIAAAAKEGRAMTISAMAVHGVMTGVLDKEHKYRLNDFDLLCPDGMPVRWAMNFLHKAELTDRVYGPNLMLKVCERAAQDGLPIFLYGGTQQMIDLLKKNLLDKFPTLQFAGTRYSAFRQLSPEERDAAAAEINASGAKLTFVGLGCPRQEIFAFEMKPLLKMPQLAVGAAFAFHAGLLPQAPPAWQKRGLEWLFRLIQEPKRLWRRYLYLNPLYLTLLAAQRLGLYGRGTDGQRPMNELRYG